In Gossypium hirsutum isolate 1008001.06 chromosome D01, Gossypium_hirsutum_v2.1, whole genome shotgun sequence, the genomic window ACAGTCTACAGCTCATCATGTGCCTCTTTGAAGATTGATGACGGAGGTGGTGCTTGTCACCCATCAGAGTTGCAACCTCTGGATAATGGAAACCCGCATAGACCTATGTTTCCATGGTATGAAGCATTTTCAAATGTATTGAACTGTCTGCCTTGAGGAGTCGGTCCTGTGAGTCGGTTATCCGAAAGGTTTAAGAAGGCAAGAAATGTTAGATCAGCGAGTTTGTGAGGAATCTGGCCATTAAGCTTGTTTGAAGAGAGGTCTAACCATTCAAGTTGGGTCAAATTTCCAATGGATTCAGGGATTTGACCACTGAAGCTATTATGAGACAGGTTGGGCCCTCTGAGTGAATTATGCTGTCCCACAAAACTTGAAATCTCTCCGACAAACATAGTGTTTGAGAGATCAATACTTGCGAATATTGTCAAGATTTTCTCAAGTTTAATCTCAAATCCTTTGATGGTCAAACTCACAGAATAATGGTAAGAGAAATTTCTTGTTCCCATATATGAAGAAGTTCCTTGTTCATCGAGATTCCACATGCCCTTCATGTTCTCAACGTACCCTTTTGGTAAAGGCCCGGCCAAGTCATTGTTAGCAAGGTCTAAAATTCTTAACTCGGGAAAAGAATGATTTACCATGGAACTTGGTAAGAAACTGTGCAATTTGTTGGACCGCAAAACAAGAACTTGCATTTCAGGCAGTGTTTCCAGCCAGCGAGGGAATGTATCTTTGATCTTGTTGTTACCAAGATCCAACACTTGCATGTTTCTACAATGAACCAAAGATGGTGGTATTGACCCTTCCAATTCATTGCCATTGAAGTTAATATTGTTCAACCCACATTTCTTATCAAATGTGTCAGGGATGGTTCCTTGAAACCGATTCATTCGTAAATCCAACACTGACAAACGTTTGCTGAAGTTCCCCAAACATGGGGGAATTGTTCCATTCAAGTTGTTATAAGACAAGTCGAGAATTTCAAGGGAAGTTCGATTACAAATCAAAGAAGAAAGCTCTCCAACCAGACTGTTgttgaaaatggaaaaaaaatgagaCAGTTAAGGGTGGAAGTGGGAGAGCACCTTGAATGAAGTTTGAATGAAGATCAAGTGTTTTCATTTTCCCACGGAAGTCGCTCTATGTGTGTTAGGAAGTTGTGAGAAAGATTCAAATAGCTCAAAGTATCCAGCCCTTTGTTCAGTATCCACTTGGGATTCTGGCCATGGATCTTGTTGTCAGAAAGGTCTAAACTCATTAAATGTTTTGAGCCCTTTAGGAATCTGGGGAATTCGTTCAGGCTACAAGAAGCCAAGGACAAATACTGAAGATTAGGCCAAGTATAGCTGGAATTGATGCTACTGCTCACTGATACACCATTATATGAAAGATCAAGGAATCTAAGATTTGGAAGGTTTGAAAACATGTCCAATTCTACAATTCCTTCATCGTTTCCCGAACGGTTTTTCCTAAGGTGAATAGCCTCTAAACTCTTGCAAGTATTTAGACTCCTCGGTATTTGCCCTTGAAGAGAATTTGAGAAAAGACCCAGTGTAACTAGATGGCCTGAATGGCAAAGTTCATCGGGTATTTTTCCACTCAGGTTGTTCATTGAAAGGTCTAAAATCGTGAGATCACTTTGTGTTCCAAGATAATTTGGGATTTCACCAGATAGTTGGTTGGACCAAAGTTGAAGGACTTGAAGACGAGGCAAAGATGCTTCAGCGTTTGGAATTTTACCAGTGAAGCTGTTGAGCATAAGCTGAAGAAGCTTCAAGTTCTGCAACTCAATTATTGTTGGAACAATGGAGCTTCAAGTTCTGCAACTCAATtattgttggaacaatggcagcattTACAGCAAACAAAGTAACAAGACAGAAGCAAAGGTGATCGAGCAAAAGGATAACAAGCAGAACAGCAAGAAACTTGAATGCACAGACAAATTTTTGTAACTGAACATTaccatttttttcattcaaatttgaaataaaaaggaGTTACAATTTTGGCTCAAATGACAGTTACCTAATAATCTAACTGCCTCCACTAATGCTTAACTAATACAAACTTAAACAACTACAAAGATAAGCTGACATATTAGCTTTTACATcaaaaatcaaatcataaacttaGTCCTACTAACTTCAAGAGTTGGTTACAATTGAACTAAGCTAAATAACATTACAACAAAATTATTAAAACCGGTTGCTTCATTCGGTCGAGTTTCATTCTTGCgcaccaagcaaaatgagctgagctcgatagctgctgTTGGTCTCGACAGTAGCTTGCTGCTGGCttcatgttgcattgcagtccagctctcaacactcctccttagaCTGTATGCAACACATTCCAATTGCACTTCTCAATGATTCAAATCGAGCAGCCCCTAAGGGCTTGGTTAGTATGTCAGCCAATTGTGCCCCTGAGCTGCAATGCACAAGGCTGACTTCTTTTGCTTGTTCAGCTTCTCGAACAAAATgcagtttaattttaaaatgtttagttTTACCATGGAACACAGGATTCTTGGCTATGGCAACTGCTGACTGGTTGTCCACCCAAATTTCAATGGCATCAGCTTGTGTTTCATTAAGATCCTGAAGCaacttcctaagccaaatggccTGATTGACTACTGCTGCTGCAGCAATGTACTTTGTTTCAGCTGTggactgagcaacagtttgttgcttctttgaactccagcaaaacatgcccaatccaagtgtgaagaagtatccagaggtactcttcatgtcatcgaGGGATCCTGCCCAGTCACTGTCAGAGTAACCTTCCAATTTTAGTTCCTTCCCACTTTCAAACATCACCCCAAGGTTAGCTGAGCCTTTGATGTATCTAAGAACCCTTTTTGCAGCCTTCAAATGTGTCTCATTACAGCAGTGCATGAAACTCGATAGCAGACTAACACCAAACATGATGTCTGGCCTGGTTGCTGTTAGATACAACAAGCAGCCTACTAGGCTTCGATAGTGCCTCTCATCCACCCTTTGCTGATCACCACTGCTAGTCAACTTTTCTCTATGAGCCACAGGTGTACTTGCTGCTTTACAGTTTTGCATGCAAAATTTGCCAagaatcttcaaagcaaatgTGTGTTGGCTGATGAAGATGCCTCGATCAGACTGGTGAacttccataccaaggaagtaTGTCATGATTCCCAAGTCTGTCATCTCGAATACTTGCTACATTTGAACCTTGAACTCATCAATGAGCTCAACTTTGCTCCCTGTTACTAACAAGTCATCCACATACAAGGAGACAATCAGCAAGGTTTCAAATTCTGACCTTTTAACATACAGAGTAGGCTCACTAAGACTCTTCATAAATCCAAGCTTGGTCAGGTAAGCATCAACTCTGTCATACCAGACCCTTGGTGCCTATTTCAGGCCATAAAGGGCCTTTCTCAACCTGTATACTTTGTCTTCATGTCCAGCAACTTCAAAACCTTCTGATTGCTCGATGAAGATCTCCTCCTTGAGAAAACCATTCAGGAATGCTGACTTTACATCCAATTGATGAACCCTCTTCTTCTGAGCTACTAAAGCAAATAGCAGTTTGATTGTATCCAGTCTTGCTACTGGTGCAAATGTCTCCAAAAAATCCACTCCATATTGCTGACTGTAGCCCTTCACTACAAGCCTGGCCTTGTGGTTGTTCAGTGAGCCATCAGCATTGTACTTGGCCCTGTACACCCATTTGACTCCTATGACATTCTTGTGTTCTGGTCTGCTCATCAATTCCCATGTCTGATTTTTGTTGATCATTTCCAACTCAGCTTCCATAGCCTTCATCCAGCTTCTGTCCTTGATAGCCTCTTCAAAGTCTGAGGGCTCAATCACAGCAACATTGCACCTTTGATAAACATCAGCCAAAGTTCTAGAGCCTCTCACTGGTGTATCATTAACAGCATCATCACTTGGTCCTTCTGCAGGTTCAGCAACCAAGTCTAACTGGTCCATTTCAGACATATCAGCTTCAACACcattccaattccacaccttatcctcatcaaattttacatcccTGTTGACTAAGACCTTCTTTGCTGTAGGATCATACACTCTATAACCCTTCTTGTTGCTGCTATAGCCAACAAAGATTCCTGGTGCAGCCCTGCTCTCGAGCTTGGTCCTCTTCTCAACTGGAATAAGAGCATAACACACACAACCAAACAGTTTTAGGTGTGTTACAACTGGTTTGACTCCATGCCAGGCCTCAAAAGGAGTCTTATCCTTGACTGCTCGAGTTGGTAGCCTGTTGAGCAGGTACACTGAGGTGTTAACTGCCTCATCCTAAAACTGGCTTGGAAGCTTGCCTTGAAACAAGAGACACCTGGCCATGTTCAGCACAGTCCTATTCTTCCTCTCACAGACTCCATTCTGTTGAGGAGTATAGACTGTTGTAAGTTGAAGATGAATCCCAGCATTGTCACAAAGCTTCTGAAATCTCTCAGACACATATTCAGAGCCATTATCAGTCCTTAAGGCTCTAATTTTGCAGCCTGATTGATTTTCAGCATATGCCTTAAACTTGCAGAAGacttcaaacacttctgacttcTGCTTCAAGAAGTAGATCCAGCACAACCTTGTTAAATCATCTATAAACAGGACAAAGTACCTGTTCTCATTGATTGAAGGTGTTCTTATGGGACCAcaaacatcagagtgcaccacTTCGAGCTTATTTTGAGCTCTCCAAGCACTGTCAGCAGGAAAAGGCAGTCTAGACTGCTTACCAAGCTGACAAACCTCACAAACATTCCCACTAACCTCAATCTTTGAAATGTCATCAACCAAATTCAGCCTATGTAGCAGATCAATAGATCTAAAGTTGGCATGGCCAAGTCTCCTATGCCATAAGTCAGTGTTGTCAACAAGGCTGGTGTATGCCTTCCTTTCTACTTGGCTAACATCCAGTATGAAGCACCTATCAGTCATAGAGACTGTGACTAACTCCAGACCATTCATGTCTTGAACAATACAACAACCATTTTTAAAGACCAAGGTATACCCTTTTTCAACCAATTGGCCTACACTAAGCAGATTCTGGTCTAAGTCAGGTACAAAAAGTACATCTGAGATCAGCTTGTTACTTGAACCAGTGCTAACCAACACATTGCCCTTGCCCTTAGCCTCAATAAGCTTGCCATCTCCAATTCTGATCCTCGAGTGAAAGCTTCTGTCTAGGCCCTTAAACAACTTCTCATTTGCTGCCATATGATGTGAGCAGCCACTGTCTAGTAGCCTATCATTGCTGGCCTTGGTTGTGCCAACAAAACAGGTTGCTGTGAATACATGCTCTTCCTGAGCTTGCATGTCCTCAGCAGGTCTAGCTTGTTGCAGAGCAGCCTCCCTTGGTTTGCCCTTGCACACCTTCTCCACATGGCCAAACTGCTTGCACTTTCTGCACTGGatatctggcctaaaccagcaataCTTTTCTGAATGTGTTGTCTTCTTGTAGTGAACACATGGTGGGAACACTCTTTTTGCTTCATCTCTTCCTAACTTGACCTTTCTATTGTTCCAAGGCTTCTTACCTTTTGCACTCACACTCGAGCCTTCACTGGCTTTAGCCTGGAAAGCAGCCTAAGGATTCTCCTCCTGCCTATTTGCCCTCCTTAGCTCAAGTGCATACAGAGAGTTTATCAGCTCAGACAGTGAAATGGCTGATAAGTCCCTCGAGTCCTCAAGTGAAGagatttttgactcgaatttctcagggagagttgtgataactttttcaacaactctgctctctgtgaagtccactcctaggAGCCTAATGCTGTTGACAATGGCCATTATCCTGTCTGAGTACTGCTTGATGTTCTCAGATTCCTTCATCCTCA contains:
- the LOC107921726 gene encoding receptor-like protein 9DC3: MNRFQGTIPDTFDKKCGLNNINFNGNELEGSIPPSLVHCRNMQVLDLGNNKIKDTFPRWLETLPEMQVLVLRSNKLHSFLPSSMVNHSFPELRILDLANNDLAGPLPKGYVENMKGMWNLDEQGTSSYMGTRNFSYHYSVSLTIKGFEIKLEKILTIFASIDLSNTMFVGEISSFVGQHNSLRGPNLSHNSFSGQIPESIGNLTQLEWLDLSSNKLNGQIPHKLADLTFLAFLNLSDNRLTGPTPQGRQFNTFENASYHGNIGLCGFPLSRGCNSDGLSKMASEISSRQMPLKSLKSSEIMDLSNADMTIKGVRNMSLSAHGHPFVFAINISNMQF
- the LOC107922212 gene encoding leucine-rich repeat receptor-like serine/threonine-protein kinase SKM1, which codes for MLNSFTGKIPNAEASLPRLQVLQLWSNQLSGEIPNYLGTQSDLTILDLSMNNLSGKIPDELCHSGHLVTLGLFSNSLQGQIPRSLNTCKSLEAIHLRKNRSGNDEGIVELDMFSNLPNLRFLDLSYNGVSVSSSINSSYTWPNLQYLSLASCSLNEFPRFLKGSKHLMSLDLSDNKIHGQNPKWILNKGLDTLSYLNLSHNFLTHIERLPWENENT